One window from the genome of Bacteroidia bacterium encodes:
- a CDS encoding DUF4139 domain-containing protein, with protein MKNKFLTIFLGLGLLTNISAKANSKSIPTKVDKVTIFLQGAQIYHSETVQIPAGTSDFIFSGVSPFLDPSTLFSSGKGDFLILDTRFNTRYPEQIEATERNPIELKYLQQIEQKNDSISEIGYDLKLLEAKKRNLVTEKNFLEANRLVKGETKRDTLNLVKDALEYYRNRMANIDQEWIKASKEEDRLNKRKNAIQQRLEVLNELVQKVRNGIPSEDVQPGYEVIITVSSELAQSGTINFNYYTQQASWHPEYDLKASGSSTAIQLIQKAKIHQNTGLDWKNVQLTLSTGNPGLSNSRPYLNPYYVYAQVYDEVQVAGARKETLEDDDRRSFHPRAKAMQDMKVPTNTGTAANITTKIVNMIMVEYSIDTKYSIPADNQQHTVIISKKDLDTQFEYYAVPKVDKDAFLQARLTNWEELNLVAGAAKIYMDGSFVGQSSIDPNTTLDTLNLDLGRDRSLVVDRKKVKEKTKEKLLEDKRVITRSFAITLRNTKNTSITMNLQDQMPLSNNKEIVVEALELDGGVKDEYSGVVTWDIKLKPKETKVIKFTYSVKAPREAQLVNL; from the coding sequence ATGAAAAACAAATTTCTAACTATCTTTTTGGGTCTTGGACTTTTAACCAATATTTCCGCCAAGGCAAATTCCAAATCAATTCCAACCAAGGTTGACAAGGTGACTATCTTTTTGCAAGGTGCACAGATTTATCACTCGGAAACAGTCCAAATACCTGCCGGTACCTCAGATTTTATTTTTTCCGGAGTTTCACCATTTTTAGATCCTTCTACCTTGTTTTCGAGTGGAAAGGGAGATTTTCTAATCTTAGATACCCGGTTTAATACCCGATATCCTGAACAGATAGAGGCCACTGAAAGGAATCCAATAGAACTTAAGTACCTTCAGCAAATTGAACAGAAAAACGATAGTATTTCAGAAATTGGATATGATTTGAAACTTCTGGAGGCAAAAAAGAGAAATTTGGTAACAGAAAAGAATTTTTTGGAAGCCAATCGCCTTGTAAAAGGTGAAACTAAACGCGATACCTTAAATTTAGTAAAGGATGCCCTGGAATATTACCGCAATAGAATGGCAAATATCGACCAGGAATGGATTAAAGCCAGCAAAGAAGAAGATCGCTTAAACAAACGAAAAAATGCCATTCAACAACGTTTGGAAGTCTTGAACGAATTGGTTCAGAAAGTAAGAAATGGGATACCAAGTGAGGATGTTCAACCGGGATATGAGGTAATTATTACTGTGTCTTCTGAATTGGCACAAAGTGGAACAATAAATTTCAATTATTACACTCAACAAGCTTCATGGCATCCGGAATATGATTTGAAAGCAAGTGGAAGTTCTACTGCCATTCAACTAATTCAGAAGGCCAAAATCCATCAAAACACCGGCCTGGATTGGAAAAATGTTCAACTAACGCTTTCAACAGGTAACCCCGGACTTTCTAATAGTAGACCCTACCTCAATCCGTATTATGTTTATGCCCAGGTTTATGATGAAGTTCAGGTTGCCGGCGCAAGAAAAGAAACCTTGGAAGATGATGACAGACGAAGTTTTCATCCAAGGGCCAAGGCAATGCAAGATATGAAAGTGCCAACAAATACAGGAACTGCAGCCAATATAACTACTAAAATAGTCAATATGATTATGGTCGAATATTCCATTGATACCAAATACTCTATTCCGGCCGATAATCAACAACATACCGTAATAATAAGTAAAAAGGATTTAGATACCCAATTTGAATATTATGCAGTTCCTAAGGTGGATAAAGATGCGTTTTTGCAAGCCAGACTAACCAATTGGGAAGAATTGAATTTGGTTGCAGGTGCTGCCAAAATCTATATGGATGGTTCTTTTGTTGGGCAGTCTTCGATTGATCCTAATACAACTTTAGATACTTTAAATCTGGATCTTGGCCGGGATCGAAGCCTGGTGGTTGACCGCAAAAAAGTAAAAGAGAAAACCAAGGAAAAATTATTGGAAGACAAACGTGTGATTACCCGTTCATTTGCAATAACCTTGAGAAATACAAAAAACACTTCGATTACTATGAATTTGCAAGATCAAATGCCATTATCAAACAACAAAGAAATTGTAGTAGAGGCTTTGGAATTAGATGGAGGGGTAAAAGATGAATACAGCGGCGTAGTAACCTGGGATATAAAACTAAAACCCAAAGAAACCAAGGTTATCAAATTTACCTATAGCGTTAAAGCCCCAAGGGAAGCACAATTGGTGAATTTATAA
- a CDS encoding LptF/LptG family permease: MSTFRITKLDRYIIGQFLVTYFFAIALIVGIAVVFDVSEKLEDFIKRKPGFFKIIFEYYIYFIPYFANLFSSLFIFVAVIFFTSRMAYRTEIVAILNSGISFWRFLYPYFIGATILTVMSILLTNFVIPPANKHRLDFEDKYINNLHVMVERDYHRQSRPGDFVYLESYNPETKIGTRFALERIKNGKLVYKISSENIKWDTLKKQWTMDKYYERFFTKNGEKVLVGKNGKADFDLLPEDFTKRLTNIKTLNYWELDRLIEKEKLKGGTQLDFYLMEKYERITMPFAAFILTVIGVSLSSRKVRGGIGLQIGFGLALSFSYILFSQVAGQFALAGSIPIWLGVWIPNLLFSVLALVLVRYAPK; encoded by the coding sequence TTGAGCACTTTTCGCATAACCAAACTTGACCGGTACATTATAGGACAGTTCTTGGTAACCTATTTCTTTGCTATTGCATTGATTGTAGGTATTGCGGTTGTATTTGATGTGTCGGAAAAGCTGGAAGATTTTATCAAACGTAAGCCGGGATTTTTTAAAATTATCTTCGAATATTACATTTATTTCATTCCCTATTTTGCCAATTTATTTAGTTCTCTTTTCATTTTTGTAGCTGTTATCTTCTTCACTTCCCGAATGGCCTACCGAACTGAAATTGTTGCCATTCTAAATTCCGGTATAAGTTTTTGGAGATTTCTTTATCCATATTTTATTGGGGCCACCATCTTAACGGTTATGTCCATCCTGCTTACTAATTTTGTAATTCCTCCTGCAAATAAACACCGTCTTGATTTCGAAGATAAATACATCAATAACCTCCATGTAATGGTAGAACGTGACTACCACCGACAAAGCAGACCGGGAGATTTCGTGTATTTGGAAAGCTATAATCCCGAAACTAAAATAGGAACCCGATTTGCCTTGGAACGAATTAAAAATGGTAAACTGGTTTACAAAATTTCTTCCGAAAATATTAAATGGGACACGCTGAAAAAGCAATGGACCATGGACAAGTATTATGAAAGGTTCTTTACCAAAAATGGAGAAAAAGTATTGGTTGGAAAAAATGGAAAAGCTGATTTTGACTTGCTTCCTGAAGATTTTACCAAACGATTGACCAATATTAAGACCTTAAATTATTGGGAGCTGGATAGGCTTATTGAAAAGGAAAAACTAAAAGGAGGCACCCAACTGGATTTTTATTTAATGGAAAAATATGAACGAATAACCATGCCGTTTGCTGCATTTATTTTAACCGTTATTGGGGTTAGTTTAAGTAGTAGAAAGGTTAGAGGTGGAATTGGTCTTCAAATTGGTTTTGGTTTGGCATTATCGTTTTCTTACATTCTGTTTAGTCAGGTTGCCGGACAATTTGCATTGGCAGGATCTATTCCTATTTGGTTAGGAGTTTGGATTCCCAATTTATTATTTTCTGTTTTGGCCTTGGTTTTGGTTAGGTATGCGCCTAAATAA
- a CDS encoding outer membrane lipoprotein carrier protein LolA, translated as MKNTIALLLLFFGYQTMAQQAASPEKAKKILDEVSAKTKSYTTIQASFTYSLENKQSKVNEKQTGTLILKGQKFRLTLANQEVISDGKTVWVYMKESNEVQIKTVEDFNAESDINPTKIFTVYEQGFKFDYVKEATVNGKNLATVDLLPLDPKKKNYSRVRLEIDKVSKQIVSTKSFGKDGNTYTLTVSKFSTNQVFDDKQFTFDKSKYPGVEVVDLR; from the coding sequence ATGAAAAATACTATCGCCCTTCTCTTGTTGTTTTTTGGATATCAAACCATGGCTCAACAAGCAGCTTCTCCCGAAAAAGCTAAGAAAATTTTAGATGAAGTTTCTGCTAAAACAAAATCGTATACCACCATTCAAGCAAGTTTTACTTATAGTTTGGAAAACAAACAAAGCAAGGTGAATGAGAAACAGACCGGAACTCTCATTTTAAAGGGACAAAAATTTAGATTAACACTTGCCAATCAAGAGGTTATCAGCGATGGCAAAACCGTGTGGGTTTATATGAAAGAATCCAATGAAGTTCAAATTAAAACGGTTGAGGATTTTAATGCAGAATCGGATATCAATCCAACCAAAATCTTTACCGTTTATGAACAAGGTTTTAAATTCGATTATGTGAAGGAAGCTACCGTAAATGGCAAAAATCTGGCTACTGTTGACCTCTTGCCATTGGATCCAAAAAAGAAAAATTACAGCCGGGTAAGGTTGGAAATTGATAAGGTGTCTAAGCAAATTGTCTCTACCAAATCATTTGGTAAAGATGGAAATACCTATACCTTAACAGTTAGTAAGTTTAGTACGAACCAAGTTTTTGACGACAAACAATTTACCTTCGATAAATCCAAATACCCTGGTGTAGAGGTAGTCGATTTACGATAA